The proteins below are encoded in one region of Phaseolus vulgaris cultivar G19833 chromosome 1, P. vulgaris v2.0, whole genome shotgun sequence:
- the LOC137814211 gene encoding uncharacterized protein — protein MSNEGQNLLSIPKFDGDYDHWSMLMENLLRSKEWWHLINPRYVELGADAVESDAKKKARADLKLKDLKVKNYLFAAIDKSILKTILQKDTFAQLWESMKRKYQGSKRVQRAQLQALRREFEILEMKEGETITEYFSRVMTVANNMRNNGETIQDTQIVEKILRTLTERFNYIVVSIEESNDINCLSVDELQSSLIVHEQKFRKRINEEEQVLKVTQEERSGRGKGRNTFGGYRGRGRGRPSSAYKAAIECFKCHKKGHFQYECPDWERSANFAKMEHEDELLLLLKAYVEEKKATREEIWFLDSGCSNHMSGNKEWFTYLNEDFKQTVKLGNDGNRKCAVMCK, from the coding sequence ATGTCGAATGAAGGACAAAACTTGTTGAGTATTCCTAAGTTTGATGGTGATTACGATCACTGGAGTATGTTGATGGAGAATTTACTTCGTTCCAAGGAGTGGTGGCATCTCATTAATCCAAGATACGTCGAGTTGGGCGCAGATGCAGTGGAGAGTGATGCGAAGAAGAAGGCAAGAGCAGATCTGAAACTAAAAGATCTGAAAGTCAAAAATTATCTATTCGCAGCCATAGATAAGAGCATTCTGAAGACAATCCTGCAGAAAGACACATTTGCACAACTTTGGGAATCAATGAAAAGGAAATATCAAGGAAGTAAAAGGGTACAAAGAGCCCAATTGCAAGCTCTCAGAAGAGAATTTGAAATTCTGGAAATGAAAGAAGGAGAAACCATTACCGAATATTTCTCCAGAGTCATGACGGTGGCAAACAACATGCGCAACAATGGAGAGACAATACAAGACACTCAAATTGTGGAGAAAATTCTGCGGACTCTCACCGAGAGGTTCAATTACATAGTTGTCTCGATAGAGGAATCAAATGACATAAACTGCCTCTCAGTCGATGAACTTCAAAGTTCACTCATTGTCCATGAACAAAAGTTCCGAAAAAGGATCAATGAAGAAGAGCAGGTGCTTAAAGTGACTCAAGAGGAGAGAAGCGGAAGAGGAAAAGGTAGAAACACGTTTGGAGGATATCGAGGACGGGGTCGAGGGAGACCATCATCAGCTTACAAAGCAGCAATAGAGTGCTTCAAGTGTCACAAAAAGGGACACTTCCAGTACGAATGTCCAGATTGGGAAAGAAGTGCCAACTTTGCTAAAATGGAGCATGAAGATGAGTTGTTACTCTTACTCAAGGCATACgttgaagaaaagaaagcaacAAGAGAAGAAATATGGTTCTTGGACTCTGGATGTAGCAATCACATGAGTGGAAATAAGGAGTGGTTTACATATTTGAATGAGGACTTCAAGCAAACAGTGAAATTGGGAAATGATGGGAATAGGAAGTGTGCAGTTATGTGTAAATGA